A single Nostoc sp. PCC 7107 DNA region contains:
- the dut gene encoding dUTP diphosphatase yields the protein MDYILHVKLLSDKARLPEYAHEGDAGLDLFSTVKTVIKPGESSLIPTGISIQLPPKTEAQIRPRSGLALNHQITVLNSPGTIDEGYRGEIGVILINHGKIPFTVDIGMKIAQMVIKPVLLVNIEAVTELNITGRGSSGFGSTGQ from the coding sequence ATGGATTACATACTACACGTTAAATTACTGAGTGATAAAGCTCGATTACCTGAATATGCTCATGAAGGTGATGCTGGATTGGATTTATTCTCTACAGTAAAAACTGTTATAAAACCTGGAGAAAGTTCTTTAATTCCTACAGGTATTAGTATTCAACTACCACCTAAAACAGAAGCACAGATCAGGCCTCGTAGTGGGCTTGCTTTAAATCATCAAATAACTGTATTAAATTCTCCTGGAACCATAGATGAAGGTTATAGAGGGGAAATTGGAGTAATTTTAATTAATCATGGTAAGATTCCATTTACAGTAGACATAGGTATGAAAATAGCCCAAATGGTAATTAAACCAGTTTTATTAGTTAATATTGAGGCTGTTACAGAATTAAATATTACTGGAAGAGGCTCTAGCGGTTTTGGTTCTACAGGACAATAG
- a CDS encoding LuxR C-terminal-related transcriptional regulator, with protein MANSLHAVFGAIATVRNEQELHLALKAKISEHFGVQHWGIYLLDETAATEINIPPIPSVCLEGNPVGRYVVERHAPAHEQLLLSPGDWKHFCSRSDHEHVMTGPIVCDGQLIGTLHLARDRGQPAFDGNDLADLSAVCLHLSAKIATLRAKPVTSPLVSRLTPRELEIAELVAQGLTNAEIGEKLWITQNSVKQALKRMFRKLEVSARAEMVAKLQDVLVS; from the coding sequence ATGGCTAATTCTCTTCATGCTGTATTTGGTGCGATCGCTACTGTCCGTAATGAGCAAGAGTTACATCTCGCTCTGAAGGCTAAAATTAGCGAGCATTTTGGCGTACAGCATTGGGGTATCTATCTTTTAGATGAAACAGCAGCAACAGAAATTAATATTCCCCCTATTCCCTCTGTATGTTTAGAGGGAAATCCTGTTGGGCGCTATGTAGTTGAGCGTCACGCTCCCGCCCATGAGCAATTGCTATTATCACCAGGAGACTGGAAACATTTTTGTTCTCGTTCTGACCACGAACACGTGATGACTGGGCCAATTGTTTGTGATGGTCAGTTGATTGGTACATTACACTTAGCACGCGATCGCGGCCAGCCTGCTTTTGATGGCAACGATTTAGCTGACTTGAGTGCTGTATGCTTGCATTTGTCAGCCAAAATTGCAACTTTAAGGGCTAAACCTGTAACTTCACCTTTAGTTAGTCGCCTCACACCGCGCGAGTTAGAAATCGCTGAATTGGTGGCGCAAGGTTTAACGAATGCAGAAATTGGGGAAAAACTCTGGATTACACAAAACTCTGTGAAACAGGCTTTAAAGCGGATGTTTCGCAAGCTAGAAGTATCAGCACGGGCGGAAATGGTGGCCAAGTTACAGGATGTTTTGGTTTCGTAG
- a CDS encoding DUF3386 domain-containing protein, with product MTVTKLSAQELFRAAYENRYTWDNNFPGYTADVTYKYDDKVTTGKVIINADLKAEVLEVEDEAVKKAIHGQAWEIAIHRIRRSFEATHSENTFSYGDSDLTDAVEILVGGKGSGDKYKVRNNEVCLVHRQIHGIFVTINTFSSHQTGEGYLSHTYDSVYHDPKTGEQKGGRSEFTDEYEKVGKYFILNRREIRTETNGHLNIQEFIFSNIQLLEPAAA from the coding sequence ATGACAGTTACCAAACTCTCTGCTCAGGAACTTTTCCGGGCTGCTTATGAAAACCGTTACACATGGGATAACAATTTCCCCGGTTATACCGCAGATGTTACCTATAAGTATGACGATAAAGTTACTACAGGTAAAGTAATCATCAATGCTGATCTCAAGGCGGAAGTTCTGGAAGTAGAAGACGAAGCAGTAAAAAAGGCCATCCACGGTCAAGCTTGGGAAATTGCGATTCACCGTATTCGTCGCAGCTTTGAAGCTACCCACAGCGAAAACACCTTTAGCTATGGCGACAGCGACTTAACTGATGCAGTCGAGATTTTAGTTGGTGGTAAAGGTTCTGGCGATAAATATAAAGTCCGCAACAACGAAGTTTGTCTGGTTCATCGTCAAATTCATGGCATTTTCGTGACCATCAACACCTTCAGCAGTCACCAAACTGGCGAAGGTTACTTGTCTCACACCTATGATTCTGTTTACCACGACCCCAAAACTGGTGAACAAAAAGGTGGTAGAAGTGAATTCACCGATGAATATGAAAAAGTAGGCAAATACTTCATTCTCAACCGTCGAGAAATTCGCACCGAAACCAACGGACATCTAAATATTCAAGAATTTATTTTCTCGAATATTCAGTTGTTGGAACCTGCGGCAGCTTAG
- a CDS encoding response regulator transcription factor: MDRSATSATAMKEPSMKDHKRLLLIDDDPNLILLVKDYLEFRGYEVVTAENGREALEILEHDVPDMIICDVMMPEMDGYTFVEQVRQNERTSWIPVLFLSAKGQSADRVKGLNKGADVYMVKPFEPEELVAQVESSLKQTIRWKEHQAKGGENGSRIQVPFDVQLTPTELKVVQFVARGLANREIAEELNVSQRTVESHVSNMLGKTNLHNRTELARWAIENQMA, translated from the coding sequence ATGGACCGAAGCGCGACAAGTGCCACTGCTATGAAAGAGCCCAGCATGAAAGATCACAAACGCCTTCTACTAATTGATGACGACCCTAACCTCATCTTGCTGGTGAAGGATTACTTGGAATTTAGAGGATATGAAGTCGTCACGGCTGAAAATGGACGTGAAGCTCTGGAAATTCTAGAGCATGACGTTCCAGATATGATCATCTGTGACGTAATGATGCCGGAAATGGACGGTTATACTTTTGTAGAACAAGTCCGGCAAAACGAACGTACCAGTTGGATTCCTGTTCTGTTTTTGTCAGCTAAAGGGCAAAGTGCAGACCGAGTGAAAGGTTTAAATAAAGGTGCTGACGTATATATGGTCAAGCCTTTTGAACCAGAAGAACTTGTTGCACAAGTAGAATCTTCGCTGAAACAAACTATCCGTTGGAAGGAACACCAAGCCAAAGGCGGAGAAAACGGTTCCCGCATTCAAGTTCCCTTCGATGTGCAGTTAACCCCAACCGAACTGAAAGTAGTCCAGTTTGTAGCTAGGGGTTTAGCGAACAGAGAAATTGCTGAAGAATTAAATGTTAGTCAGCGTACCGTTGAAAGCCATGTGTCCAATATGTTGGGCAAAACCAATCTCCACAACCGCACTGAATTAGCGCGGTGGGCGATTGAAAATCAAATGGCTTAA
- the groES gene encoding co-chaperone GroES, which translates to MAAVSLSVSTVKPLGDRVFVKVSASEEKTAGGLYLPDTAKEKPQVGEVVALGPGKRNEDGSRQELEVKVGDKVLYSKYAGTDVKLGTDEYVLLSEKDILAVVA; encoded by the coding sequence ATGGCAGCTGTATCTTTAAGCGTATCTACAGTTAAACCTTTGGGCGATCGCGTTTTCGTGAAAGTAAGCGCCTCGGAAGAAAAGACCGCCGGTGGTCTATATTTGCCCGACACCGCCAAAGAAAAGCCCCAGGTAGGGGAAGTGGTTGCTCTTGGCCCTGGCAAGCGTAACGAAGACGGTAGTCGTCAAGAGTTGGAAGTCAAAGTTGGCGACAAAGTGCTGTACTCCAAGTACGCTGGCACAGACGTTAAACTCGGCACCGATGAATATGTACTGCTTTCGGAAAAAGACATTTTAGCAGTGGTTGCTTAG
- the groL gene encoding chaperonin GroEL (60 kDa chaperone family; promotes refolding of misfolded polypeptides especially under stressful conditions; forms two stacked rings of heptamers to form a barrel-shaped 14mer; ends can be capped by GroES; misfolded proteins enter the barrel where they are refolded when GroES binds), giving the protein MAKRIIYNENARRALERGMDILAEAVAVTLGPKGRNVVLEKKFGAPQIVNDGVTIAKEIELEDHVENTGVALIRQAASKTNDAAGDGTTTATVLAHAIVKEGLRNVAAGANAILLKRGIDKATIFLVEKIAEHARPVEDSKAIAQVGSISAGNDDEVGQMIAQAMDKVGKEGVISLEEGKSMTTELEITEGMRFDKGYISPYFATDPERMEAVFDDPYLLLTDKKIALVQDLVPVLEQVARQGKPLVIIAEDIEKEALATLVVNRLRGVLNVAAVKAPGFGDRRKAMLEDIAILTGGQLVTEDAGLKLENTKLDGLGKARRITITKDNTTIVAEGNEVGVKARIEQIRRQMDETESSYDKEKLQERLAKLAGGVAVIKVGAATETEMKDKKLRLEDAINATKAAVEEGIVPGGGTTLAHLAPQLEEWAKANLKDEELTGALIVSRALPAPLKRIAENAGQNGAVIAERVKEQEFNVGFNAATNEFVDMLAAGIVDPAKVTRSALQNAASIAGMVLTTECIVVDKPEPKDSAPAAGAGMGGGDFDY; this is encoded by the coding sequence ATGGCAAAGCGCATTATTTACAACGAAAACGCACGTCGCGCTCTAGAGCGAGGCATGGACATCTTAGCTGAGGCTGTAGCTGTAACCCTCGGCCCTAAAGGTCGTAACGTAGTTCTAGAGAAGAAATTCGGCGCACCGCAAATCGTGAATGACGGTGTGACTATCGCTAAAGAAATTGAATTAGAAGACCACGTTGAAAACACTGGCGTTGCTTTGATTCGTCAAGCTGCTTCTAAAACCAATGACGCTGCGGGTGATGGTACTACAACCGCTACCGTGTTGGCTCATGCAATTGTGAAAGAAGGCTTGCGGAACGTGGCAGCTGGCGCTAACGCCATCCTGTTGAAGCGCGGTATTGATAAAGCTACCATCTTTTTGGTAGAAAAAATTGCTGAACACGCTCGTCCTGTAGAAGATTCCAAAGCTATTGCTCAAGTTGGTTCTATCTCTGCTGGTAACGACGATGAAGTCGGTCAGATGATTGCCCAAGCAATGGACAAGGTGGGTAAAGAAGGTGTAATTTCCCTAGAAGAAGGGAAATCCATGACCACCGAATTGGAAATCACCGAAGGGATGCGCTTTGACAAAGGCTATATCTCCCCCTACTTTGCCACCGATCCTGAACGGATGGAAGCAGTATTTGATGATCCTTATTTACTGCTGACCGATAAGAAAATCGCTTTAGTACAAGATTTAGTACCTGTTCTTGAGCAAGTTGCCCGTCAAGGCAAACCCTTGGTAATTATTGCTGAAGATATTGAAAAAGAAGCTTTGGCGACCTTGGTTGTTAACCGCCTACGTGGTGTGTTGAATGTAGCTGCTGTGAAAGCGCCTGGATTTGGCGATCGCCGCAAAGCTATGCTAGAAGACATCGCTATCCTCACTGGTGGTCAACTCGTCACCGAAGATGCTGGTCTCAAGCTGGAAAACACCAAGCTTGATGGTTTGGGTAAAGCCCGCCGCATCACCATCACCAAAGACAACACCACAATTGTTGCTGAAGGTAACGAAGTTGGTGTTAAAGCTCGCATCGAACAAATTCGTCGTCAAATGGACGAAACCGAATCTTCCTACGACAAAGAAAAACTGCAAGAGCGTCTAGCTAAATTGGCTGGCGGTGTAGCTGTAATCAAAGTTGGTGCAGCCACCGAAACCGAAATGAAAGACAAGAAACTGCGCCTCGAAGACGCTATCAACGCTACCAAAGCAGCGGTAGAAGAAGGTATCGTTCCTGGTGGTGGTACAACTCTGGCTCACCTCGCTCCTCAACTCGAAGAGTGGGCTAAAGCTAATCTCAAAGATGAAGAGTTGACTGGTGCTTTGATTGTCTCTCGTGCATTACCAGCACCTCTGAAGAGAATTGCTGAAAACGCAGGTCAAAATGGCGCTGTCATTGCTGAACGCGTTAAAGAACAAGAATTTAACGTTGGTTTCAACGCTGCTACAAACGAATTCGTAGATATGTTGGCTGCTGGTATCGTTGACCCCGCTAAAGTAACTCGTTCTGCACTGCAAAACGCTGCTTCTATCGCGGGTATGGTGTTGACAACCGAATGTATCGTTGTTGACAAGCCAGAACCCAAGGATTCTGCTCCTGCTGCTGGCGCTGGCATGGGCGGCGGCGACTTCGATTACTAA
- a CDS encoding type II toxin-antitoxin system VapC family toxin, with the protein MGYLLDTNIVSASLKQNIQIGLKITEIRRQGEFLAISGITYYEIQRGLLSSNAIKKLALFQQFCQDYPILFLDDILIFQKAAEIHADLKGKGKIIQDADILIAATAIIHNLILVSHDSDLTRVNNLHLENWLIS; encoded by the coding sequence ATGGGTTATTTATTAGATACTAATATTGTTTCAGCATCACTAAAACAAAACATTCAAATAGGATTGAAAATTACAGAAATAAGGCGACAAGGTGAATTTCTGGCTATTAGTGGTATCACATACTATGAAATTCAAAGAGGATTGTTAAGTAGCAATGCCATTAAAAAATTAGCTTTATTTCAACAATTTTGCCAAGATTATCCAATTTTATTTTTGGATGATATTCTAATTTTTCAAAAAGCCGCAGAAATTCATGCTGATTTAAAAGGCAAAGGTAAAATCATTCAGGATGCAGATATCTTGATAGCTGCTACCGCCATAATTCATAATTTAATTTTAGTTTCTCACGATTCTGATTTAACCAGAGTTAACAACTTACACTTAGAAAATTGGTTAATTTCTTAA
- a CDS encoding SMI1/KNR4 family protein — MSALTDALDRILSWLEKHGNLDFTQFESLQPGLTFAEIEEKVSSLLPLRLPKEVYELYQWGNGVWVDEEIYGRFFGNYVFLSLETSLVTYYEMTTINEETDECNLIIKQNWNSLWFPILKDLDGQCYYVVLIHEIQKDTTPVIRVDFEEMGDDPYIIYPTLTNMMLAEAECYTSGIYSKFAYEEEEYIRQKYQDIPMKIWRN, encoded by the coding sequence ATGTCAGCTTTAACAGATGCTTTAGATAGAATCTTGAGTTGGTTGGAGAAACACGGTAATTTAGATTTTACTCAATTTGAATCTTTACAACCAGGGCTAACATTTGCAGAAATAGAAGAAAAAGTATCTAGTTTATTACCTTTGCGTTTGCCTAAAGAAGTTTATGAACTATATCAATGGGGTAATGGTGTATGGGTAGATGAAGAAATATATGGGCGCTTTTTTGGAAATTATGTGTTTCTCTCATTAGAAACATCATTGGTAACATATTATGAAATGACAACAATAAATGAAGAAACTGATGAGTGTAATTTGATTATTAAACAGAATTGGAATTCTCTATGGTTCCCAATTTTAAAAGACCTTGATGGTCAATGTTATTATGTTGTTCTTATTCACGAAATTCAAAAAGATACAACACCAGTAATAAGAGTTGATTTTGAGGAAATGGGCGATGATCCTTACATAATATATCCAACGTTAACTAACATGATGCTTGCAGAGGCAGAATGTTATACTTCAGGGATTTACTCGAAATTTGCTTACGAAGAAGAAGAATATATCCGCCAGAAATATCAAGATATACCCATGAAAATTTGGCGCAATTAA
- a CDS encoding sensor domain-containing diguanylate cyclase — MLNKILHNITKLSADLFCQLLGQPSVSDLKTQLYEKNVQIQQLEQQEKALYKVISKIRASLELETIFRTATKETCKLLRIERIAVYRFYENWGGEFVSDFEFAELGWDDVETLGKNTVWNDSYLQEHQGGRYRNNETLVVSDVYSAGLSQCHLEILEQFHIRAYATSPIFVGKKLWGVLAAYQHSQPHEWKKLEIQFLSQIATQLGFAVKQAELLAQAEQKAAELHKANQQQEILFNLVAEIRESLNLDTLFKTTVREVRKALRADRVGIFRFDTKSNYTSGEFVSENVLPDYDSVIAIKVKDHCFGKRYTVAYHQGRIQVLSNIYQAGLKDCHLLVLEQFQIKAQIVVPLMKGKILWGLLCVHQCCCSREWNTSEIQFIRQLAAQFNVALEHSELLDQSRSQANQLAQANHALALANSKLEKLSKLDGLTKIANRRCFDELLEREWHRLQRTGNYLSLVLFDIDNFKDYNDYYGHLAGDECLIKVARAAQAVLKRPTDLLARYGGEEFIVLLPNTNESGAIKVTNLIHKSIEELKISHPKKNSSQDFVTISLGVTAQIPTAKSSAQELVDAADKALYKAKEQGRNRWVCAAKL, encoded by the coding sequence ATGTTAAATAAAATTTTACATAACATTACCAAATTATCTGCTGATTTATTCTGTCAACTTCTAGGACAGCCTAGTGTTAGTGATTTAAAAACTCAATTGTATGAGAAAAACGTTCAAATTCAGCAACTAGAACAGCAAGAAAAGGCGCTTTATAAAGTTATTAGCAAAATCCGAGCTTCTCTGGAGTTAGAAACAATTTTTCGTACAGCGACTAAAGAAACTTGCAAGTTGCTCCGCATTGAGCGGATCGCCGTCTATCGTTTTTATGAAAACTGGGGTGGAGAATTTGTCAGCGATTTTGAGTTTGCCGAGCTTGGATGGGATGATGTAGAGACATTAGGAAAAAATACAGTCTGGAATGACTCTTATTTACAAGAGCATCAAGGTGGACGTTATCGTAATAATGAAACTTTAGTGGTTTCAGATGTCTACTCAGCAGGCTTGTCTCAATGCCATTTAGAAATTTTAGAACAGTTCCATATTCGAGCTTATGCAACGTCACCAATTTTTGTGGGAAAAAAACTGTGGGGAGTACTTGCGGCTTATCAACACTCACAGCCACATGAATGGAAAAAATTAGAAATACAGTTTCTGTCTCAGATTGCAACGCAGTTAGGGTTTGCAGTTAAACAAGCAGAATTGTTAGCTCAAGCAGAACAAAAAGCAGCAGAACTGCATAAAGCGAATCAACAGCAGGAGATTCTGTTTAATTTAGTTGCTGAAATTCGTGAATCTCTTAATTTAGATACTTTGTTTAAGACAACTGTACGAGAAGTTCGTAAAGCTCTCCGTGCAGATAGGGTTGGGATTTTTCGATTTGACACGAAATCTAACTATACCTCTGGTGAATTCGTCTCTGAGAATGTATTACCTGATTATGATTCGGTGATTGCTATCAAAGTGAAGGATCATTGTTTTGGCAAAAGATATACAGTTGCTTATCACCAAGGACGTATACAGGTCTTATCAAATATATATCAAGCTGGGCTAAAAGATTGTCATCTTCTAGTATTAGAGCAATTTCAAATTAAGGCACAAATTGTTGTACCTCTAATGAAAGGAAAAATTTTATGGGGATTACTATGTGTTCATCAGTGCTGTTGTTCACGCGAATGGAATACGTCAGAAATTCAATTTATCCGACAATTAGCGGCTCAGTTTAATGTAGCTTTAGAACATTCAGAATTATTAGACCAATCCCGTTCTCAAGCTAATCAATTAGCTCAAGCAAATCATGCTTTAGCACTGGCGAATTCTAAGTTAGAAAAACTTAGTAAGCTAGATGGTCTAACTAAAATAGCTAACCGTCGTTGTTTTGATGAATTATTAGAGCGGGAATGGCATCGACTACAACGAACTGGGAATTATTTATCTTTAGTTTTATTTGATATTGACAATTTTAAAGATTATAACGACTATTATGGACACCTAGCAGGAGATGAGTGCTTAATAAAAGTTGCTCGTGCAGCACAAGCTGTATTAAAGCGTCCTACGGATCTACTAGCTCGTTATGGTGGAGAAGAATTTATCGTCCTTTTGCCAAATACGAATGAATCAGGTGCTATTAAAGTAACTAATTTAATTCATAAATCCATTGAAGAATTAAAGATTTCTCATCCGAAAAAAAATAGTTCTCAAGATTTTGTGACTATCAGTTTAGGTGTAACGGCTCAAATACCAACAGCTAAAAGTTCTGCTCAAGAGTTAGTTGATGCAGCAGATAAAGCTTTATATAAAGCTAAAGAACAAGGACGTAATAGGTGGGTTTGTGCTGCAAAACTCTAA
- a CDS encoding PIN/TRAM domain-containing protein, translated as MLDAIIILSFILAAAGIGFYSTDLLPDGTLDRVTNLEALRLTVAVFAAIIGGAVGLSFQITYRRLEAQVREMPLEVILTRAIGLVIGLLLANLMLAPLFLLPIPPDFSFIKPLVAVVGSIILAVTGMNLADTHGRGLLRLINPNTVETMVAEGTLKPANTKVLDTSCIIDGRIEALLETGFLEGAIIVPQFVLQELQQVADASKDQKRVRGRRGLEILNRIKEAYPDRILINSIDYDDIATVDAKLVRFAQEINAILLTNDYNLSKVASVQKVPVLNVNDLVNAVRPTYLPGDNLDLKILKEGKEPSQGIGYLDDGTMVVVEEGSSYVGGELRVVVTSALQTSAGRMIFAKPQASALA; from the coding sequence ATGCTTGATGCCATTATTATTCTCTCATTCATTCTGGCAGCAGCAGGCATAGGTTTCTACAGCACCGATCTGCTACCTGATGGCACCCTAGATCGAGTGACCAACCTAGAAGCTTTACGCCTCACTGTTGCCGTCTTTGCCGCTATTATTGGCGGTGCAGTTGGACTGAGTTTCCAGATTACTTATCGCCGCCTAGAGGCACAAGTCCGCGAAATGCCACTGGAAGTCATCTTAACGCGTGCCATTGGATTAGTCATTGGCTTACTACTGGCAAACTTAATGCTGGCTCCGCTATTTTTGCTACCCATACCACCCGACTTTAGTTTTATTAAACCCTTAGTGGCAGTTGTGGGTAGTATTATTTTAGCCGTTACAGGCATGAATTTGGCAGATACCCACGGGCGAGGATTATTGCGATTAATTAATCCTAATACTGTAGAAACAATGGTAGCAGAAGGTACATTAAAACCTGCAAATACCAAAGTTTTAGATACTAGCTGCATTATTGATGGTCGGATTGAAGCACTACTAGAAACAGGGTTTTTAGAAGGGGCAATCATCGTACCACAATTTGTTTTACAGGAATTACAGCAAGTAGCTGATGCCAGTAAAGACCAAAAGCGGGTGCGAGGAAGACGCGGTTTAGAGATTCTCAACCGCATTAAAGAAGCTTACCCAGACCGCATCTTAATTAACTCCATTGACTACGATGATATTGCGACAGTCGATGCGAAATTAGTCCGCTTTGCTCAAGAAATCAACGCGATATTGCTAACTAACGACTACAACTTGTCGAAAGTAGCCAGCGTGCAGAAAGTCCCCGTGTTGAACGTTAACGATTTAGTTAACGCCGTCCGTCCGACTTATTTACCAGGGGATAACCTCGACCTGAAAATCCTTAAAGAAGGGAAAGAACCAAGTCAAGGTATTGGCTACCTAGATGACGGCACAATGGTTGTTGTGGAAGAAGGGAGTAGTTATGTAGGGGGTGAACTGCGGGTAGTCGTCACCAGCGCCTTACAAACCTCAGCTGGACGCATGATTTTTGCCAAACCCCAAGCTTCAGCTTTAGCGTGA